A genomic stretch from Scomber scombrus chromosome 8, fScoSco1.1, whole genome shotgun sequence includes:
- the htr2b gene encoding 5-hydroxytryptamine receptor 2B isoform X1, which translates to MSQPFTAPLEANSSRSEESGVQLKWAALLIVMVIIPTIGGNILVILAVSLERKLQNATNYFLMSLAVADLLVGLLVMPIALVTVLYNSGWPLPDFLCPIWLFLDVLFSTASIMHLCAISLDRYIAIKKPIQHSQYKSRAKAMVKIALVWLISICIAIPIPIRGLQNYPSHNNITFNSNHTCLLKTDTFWDFIMFGSMAAFFIPLTIMMVIYLLTVQVLRKKVYLLKAKVTHRFSPTITTVFQKEQDVTSPQAEQLNMLDKGLPRIQEKLNVGTANSCTRDDMPFRRMSTMGKKSIQTLSNEQRASKVLGIVFLLFVVMWCPFFITNITSVLCTSCDVNVIARLMEIFVWVGYVSSGINPLVYTLFNKTFRQAFARYMTCNYKDTAGHKPVRQPRISNADRTLAKISFSSSVAENSKLFMKRGMKNGIGAVSYQSPLRGRQAPVQSSNGVVLDTMLLPENEHGKQEEHVSCV; encoded by the exons ATGTCCCAGCCATTCACGGCTCCACTTGAGGCTAACAGCTCACGATCAGAAGAGTCTGGGGTTCAGCTGAAATGGGCCGCCCTGCTTATTGTCATGGTTATCATCCCGACTATTGGAGGGAACATCTTGGTCATTCTTGCTGTGTCACTTGAGAGAAAGCTGCAGAACGCCACCAACTATTTCCTGATGTCGCTTGCTGTGGCTGATCTACTGGTGGGACTCCTGGTGATGCCCATCGCCCTCGTCACTGTTCTCTACA ACTCCGGCTGGCCTCTTCCGGACTTCCTCTGCCCTATTTGGCTCTTCCTGGATGTGCTGTTTTCCACTGCATCCATCATGCATCTATGCGCCATTTCACTGGACCGCTACATCGCCATCAAGAAGCCAATTCAACATAGCCAGTACAAATCCAGGGCCAAGGCGATGGTCAAGATAGCACTGGTGTGGCTTATATCCATTT GCATAGCTATCCCGATTCCAATCAGGGGGCTTCAAAACTACCCTTCTCACAACAACATCACATTCAACAGCAACCACACATGCCTGCTGAAAACAGACACCTTCTGGGACTTTATCATGTTTGGCTCCATGGCTGCATTCTTCATCCCTTTGACCATCATGATGGTCATCTACCTTCTTACTGTCCAGGTGTTGCGCAAAAAGGTTTATTTGCTCAAGGCAAAGGTGACTCATCGTTTTAGTCCAACAATCACCACAGTTTTTCAAAAGGAACAGGATGTGACCTCACCTCAAGCTGAGCAACTGAATATGCTGGACAAGGGACTTCCCAGGATTcaagaaaaactaaatgtagGAACAGCAAACTCTTGTACAAGAGATGACATGCCGTTTCGGAGAATGTCCACCATGGGCAAGAAGTCAATACAAACTCTGAGCAATGAGCAGCGTGCATCAAAGGTGCTAGGCATTGTCTTTCTCTTGTTTGTAGTCATGTGGTGCCCCTTCTTCATTACTAATATCACCTCTGTGCTATGCACCAGCTGTGATGTTAATGTAATAGCCCGCCTCATGGAGATCTTTGTTTGGGTGGGTTATGTGTCATCAGGAATCAACCCATTGGTCTATACCCTATTCAACAAAACTTTCAGACAGGCATTCGCACGTTACATGACCTGCAATTACAAGGACACTGCTGGTCACAAGCCAGTGAGGCAACCAAGGATATCAAATGCAGATCGGACCCTTGCGAAAATTTCATTCAGTTCTTCTGTGGCAGAAAACTCTAAACTGTTCATGAAGCGGGGAATGAAGAATGGCATTGGAGCAGTGAGCTACCAAAGTCCACTGAGGGGCCGACAGGCACCCGTACAGTCATCCAATGGTGTTGTGTTAGACACAATGCTCCTGCCTGAAAATGAACACGGCAAGCAGGAAGAACATGTAAGTTGTGTATAG
- the htr2b gene encoding 5-hydroxytryptamine receptor 2B isoform X2, with amino-acid sequence MSQPFTAPLEANSSRSEESGVQLKWAALLIVMVIIPTIGGNILVILAVSLERKLQNATNYFLMSLAVADLLVGLLVMPIALVTVLYSIAIPIPIRGLQNYPSHNNITFNSNHTCLLKTDTFWDFIMFGSMAAFFIPLTIMMVIYLLTVQVLRKKVYLLKAKVTHRFSPTITTVFQKEQDVTSPQAEQLNMLDKGLPRIQEKLNVGTANSCTRDDMPFRRMSTMGKKSIQTLSNEQRASKVLGIVFLLFVVMWCPFFITNITSVLCTSCDVNVIARLMEIFVWVGYVSSGINPLVYTLFNKTFRQAFARYMTCNYKDTAGHKPVRQPRISNADRTLAKISFSSSVAENSKLFMKRGMKNGIGAVSYQSPLRGRQAPVQSSNGVVLDTMLLPENEHGKQEEHVSCV; translated from the exons ATGTCCCAGCCATTCACGGCTCCACTTGAGGCTAACAGCTCACGATCAGAAGAGTCTGGGGTTCAGCTGAAATGGGCCGCCCTGCTTATTGTCATGGTTATCATCCCGACTATTGGAGGGAACATCTTGGTCATTCTTGCTGTGTCACTTGAGAGAAAGCTGCAGAACGCCACCAACTATTTCCTGATGTCGCTTGCTGTGGCTGATCTACTGGTGGGACTCCTGGTGATGCCCATCGCCCTCGTCACTGTTCTCTACA GCATAGCTATCCCGATTCCAATCAGGGGGCTTCAAAACTACCCTTCTCACAACAACATCACATTCAACAGCAACCACACATGCCTGCTGAAAACAGACACCTTCTGGGACTTTATCATGTTTGGCTCCATGGCTGCATTCTTCATCCCTTTGACCATCATGATGGTCATCTACCTTCTTACTGTCCAGGTGTTGCGCAAAAAGGTTTATTTGCTCAAGGCAAAGGTGACTCATCGTTTTAGTCCAACAATCACCACAGTTTTTCAAAAGGAACAGGATGTGACCTCACCTCAAGCTGAGCAACTGAATATGCTGGACAAGGGACTTCCCAGGATTcaagaaaaactaaatgtagGAACAGCAAACTCTTGTACAAGAGATGACATGCCGTTTCGGAGAATGTCCACCATGGGCAAGAAGTCAATACAAACTCTGAGCAATGAGCAGCGTGCATCAAAGGTGCTAGGCATTGTCTTTCTCTTGTTTGTAGTCATGTGGTGCCCCTTCTTCATTACTAATATCACCTCTGTGCTATGCACCAGCTGTGATGTTAATGTAATAGCCCGCCTCATGGAGATCTTTGTTTGGGTGGGTTATGTGTCATCAGGAATCAACCCATTGGTCTATACCCTATTCAACAAAACTTTCAGACAGGCATTCGCACGTTACATGACCTGCAATTACAAGGACACTGCTGGTCACAAGCCAGTGAGGCAACCAAGGATATCAAATGCAGATCGGACCCTTGCGAAAATTTCATTCAGTTCTTCTGTGGCAGAAAACTCTAAACTGTTCATGAAGCGGGGAATGAAGAATGGCATTGGAGCAGTGAGCTACCAAAGTCCACTGAGGGGCCGACAGGCACCCGTACAGTCATCCAATGGTGTTGTGTTAGACACAATGCTCCTGCCTGAAAATGAACACGGCAAGCAGGAAGAACATGTAAGTTGTGTATAG